One window from the genome of Lentisphaerota bacterium encodes:
- a CDS encoding YjgP/YjgQ family permease, translating into MKILERYVTGSLLSSVLLAWLVLTFVLAVGLMIRVTGLLIQGLPIHMIGKYLAIGIPETLNLTIPMAILVSTLLVFGRLSADSEIAAMRACGINLWRIMVWPLAVGAAFSLFSFYINNEVTPPNHEARRRLTAAAGFGSALDLLEPGRFVNSFKSVKIRFDSKTGHWLHNVLIYDYSHPKVVREIRAEKARVEFEQDNLQIELYRVRIDPFQPDKPGAAMADRMTHVIPDALKARNYRQRIKDMRFRPLLNHYRSLARDVSPDKTEPQPPSQRGAALFELHKRFVLASAPLCFILIGMPLGVRSHRKESTIGVATALGISFCFYILLIAAESLARKPQFYMHLLIWIPVAVCVALAFVLVRRNQ; encoded by the coding sequence GTTATGTAACCGGTTCGCTGCTATCATCCGTTCTATTGGCGTGGCTGGTGTTGACCTTTGTTCTGGCCGTCGGGCTGATGATACGGGTGACGGGGCTCTTGATTCAGGGATTGCCGATCCACATGATCGGAAAGTACTTGGCGATCGGCATCCCTGAGACGCTCAATTTGACCATTCCCATGGCGATTCTGGTGAGCACGTTGCTGGTGTTTGGACGACTCTCCGCCGACTCCGAGATTGCCGCCATGCGGGCCTGCGGGATCAACCTGTGGCGGATTATGGTGTGGCCGCTGGCCGTGGGCGCGGCATTTTCACTATTCAGTTTCTACATCAACAACGAAGTGACGCCGCCCAACCACGAAGCGCGCCGCCGCCTGACCGCCGCCGCGGGGTTCGGATCCGCGCTGGACCTGCTCGAGCCCGGCCGGTTCGTCAACAGCTTTAAGAGCGTCAAGATCCGCTTCGATTCCAAGACCGGGCACTGGCTGCACAATGTCCTGATTTATGATTACAGCCATCCGAAGGTGGTCCGGGAGATCCGAGCGGAGAAGGCCAGAGTCGAGTTTGAGCAGGACAATCTGCAGATTGAACTCTATCGCGTGCGGATCGACCCCTTCCAACCGGACAAACCGGGGGCGGCGATGGCGGACCGGATGACGCACGTCATCCCGGATGCGCTGAAAGCGCGCAACTACCGGCAGCGGATCAAAGACATGCGTTTCCGGCCTCTGCTGAATCACTACCGCAGTCTGGCCCGCGACGTGTCGCCCGATAAGACTGAACCCCAACCGCCGTCGCAACGCGGTGCGGCGCTCTTTGAACTTCATAAACGCTTCGTGCTCGCCAGCGCTCCGTTGTGTTTCATCCTGATCGGCATGCCGCTCGGCGTCCGCTCCCACCGCAAGGAATCGACCATCGGCGTGGCGACTGCGCTGGGGATCTCGTTCTGCTTTTACATCCTGCTCATCGCCGCCGAGTCGCTGGCGCGCAAGCCGCAGTTCTATATGCACCTGCTCATCTGGATACCCGTGGCTGTCTGCGTGGCGCTGGCCTTCGTCCTGGTGCGGCGAAACCAATGA